CCGAGTCGGTGACCACCGACCTCTCCGGGATCAAGGTGGTCGTGGACGCGGCCAACGGTGCGGCCAGTGCCGTCGCGCCCCTGGCCTACGAGGCCGCCGGGGCCGAGGTCGTGGCAATCTTCAACCAGCCCGACGCCTACAACATCAACGACAACTGCGGCTCGACCCACATCGACAAGGTGCAGGCTGCGGTGCTCGAACACGGCGCTGACCTGGGCCTGGCCCACGACGGCGACGCGGACCGCTGCCTCGCGGTCGACGCACAGGGCAACGTCGTCGACGGCGACCAGATCATGGCCATCCTCGCGGTTGGCATGAAGGAGGACAGCGACCTGCGCCACAACACGCTCGTGGCCACGGTGATGTCCAACCTGGGCCTGAAGCTCGCCATGCAGCGCGAGGGCATCAACATGGTGGAGACCAAGGTCGGCGACCGCTACGTCCTCGAGGAACTCGGCCGCGGCGGCTACAGCCTGGGTGGGGAGCAGTCGGGCCACATCGTGCTTCCCGACTTCGCCACCACCGGCGACGGCACCCTGTCCGGCCTGCGGATCATGGCGCGCATGGCGTCGACCGGCAAGTCGCTCGCGGAGCTGGCCAGCGTGATGACCGTCCTCCCGCAGGTGCTCATCAACGTGCCCGTATCCGACAAGTCCGCGGTCCTGTCCGACGACGCCGTGGTCGCCGCGAAAACCGAGGCCGAGAACGAGCTGGGCGACTCCGGCCGAGTACTCCTGCGCCCCTCCGGCACGGAGGAACTTTTCCGTGTAATGGTCGAGGCGGAGAACAAGGAGCAGGCCCGCAAGGTCGCCGGTCGCATCGCCGCCGTGGTGGCGGCCGTCTAGATACCCGCTTATCGACGCCCCGCTGCGCCCCCTCCGCCGGGGCGCGGCGGAGGATTTTTTCTGCGGCAGGGAACCAGGCCGCGTCGTGCCCAGTCAAAGGAACTGACGGAAACACACGACGAAGAAGGCGGCAGGGCGGATGTCCCAATCACGGATCCACTACGATCATGATGAGGTGTTGCACGCTTTGTCCCGAGCCGAGGCTCAGGCCCGGGATGCCTCTGCGTCCCACTCCCAGGCCCGGCCGGCGATGCCCGTGTCAGCGGCCGGAAAAGAGTTCACCGCTCTGGCCGAGCGCCTGCAGTCGGCGTTTCTGCGGGTCCATGAGACCGGGCAGCGGCGGGTTGATGTGCTGGCGCAATCCCTGGCGGCCGGAACAAGCCAGGTGGAGAACTTCACCCGCGCCGACGAGGACATAGCCGAGAGCTTTCAGGCGGGTCAGCCATGAGCGTGGATCTCAACCTGCCCATGCTGGCGGAGTTCGACCGCGCGGTGGCGGACTTCACCGCCGCCTCGGCGGGGGCCTACGGCGGTGGGCGGGCCGGGATCGAGGCGCTGCGCTCGGCGGTCGGCACCCTCGACGGGCTGGACACGGGGGAAATCCATCGGGCGGGTGTGCTGGGTGCGCGAGGAGGCCGGGGCCCTTCGGAGGGGAGCGGACCCGACCGCTTCGACATCGTCGACATGGCGTCGGAGCTGCTCGTCGACGTGGCCGGGAGCGTACTGAGCGACTTCTTCATCAGACAGAATGACGGTTACGAGAACGAGCGGGAATGCACCGGCGGGTTGGAGCAGGATCTCCGGGCGTGCTGCGAGACGGTGGACACCATCGTCGGGGATTCCGCGACGGCGCTGGAGGAGATCCTCCTGGCCGCGACCTCTCTGCTGGGGCCGCTGGCCATGCTGCTGCGCGCCACCCCGGCGGGAAGGGTTCTCTCGGTGGCGGTCGCCGCGGGCTCCGCGCTCATCGACAGCACCGTCTCCACCGGCGTTGAGACCTGCCGGGAGCGGGACACCCAGGTAACCGGATGCCTGGACAAGATGGCGCAGAAGTGTGAGAGTCACTGCGACAGCGAGGCGGCCAACCCGCCCGCTCCCGCGCCGGAGCCCTGTGCTCCCACGCCCTGCGCGCCGGGCCCCGCGGTTCCGAACCCGGCACCCGAGCCGGCGGGTCCGGCGCCGGTCGTGGAATCGGTACCGACTGCGCCGACGGCCGTGCCCGCACCTGCACCCGCACCGGCGGCACCGGTGCCGGCTCCCGCGCCCTGCCCGGAGCCGGTGGTGAGCTCCTCCGTCAGTCCCTTCGGGTCACTGCTCCTGGAAGCGGCCTCGACGATGACGGGATCCATGCAGGCGTCCGCGGAGGCGTGTCTCGCCAGCTTCGATCGAGGCATCCAGGAGGCGGTGTCCTCGGCGACAGCGTCGTCCACCAACAATTTCCTGGGCGTGCTCGGATCGTCGGGCGCCGCGGTCATCCAGATCGACGCCAGCGCGTGCTGTTGCTGTCTTGAGGAGTGCGCGCCCCCGGAGGAGCCGGACTGCCCCGAGCCTGCGCCGCCGACGCCACCGGAACCTGAGCCCGCACCGGAACCTGAGCCCGCACCGGAACCCGCACCGCCTGCACCTGATCCGCCGCCACCGCCCGCCCCGGAACCAGCGCCCGAGGGTGTCATCGCCCCGCCGCCGGAGCTGGCGGAGGTCCCCGAGCCTCCGGCCCCGCCGGAGAAACTCGAGCACCTGGGCACTCAGGCGACGGCAGCTGAACCCACCGAGATCAGGACCCGAAAGGCAGGAACCTGGTGAACGACTTCGATGAATTCGCCCGGCAGTTTCGTCGGCGAACGGCAGCACGGATGCTGGAGTTCGAGGCGACGATGGACAAGATCCAGCGCGACGTGGAGAAGAGCGCGGCCGAACAGGCGGCGGAACGCCGGCCACGAGCCCGAGCGGGCACACCTCGGCCGGCCCCGAGATCAGGCCAGGTCAAGAGCGTGCTGCGCCGAGACTAGGGGGCTGTTAGTCGTCGATACGCGCCGGGGTGGAACCGGAGGTGTAGGTGCTGGAGACGCGGTCGGCCAGCTCGAGCCGGCTGAGGCTGGTGACCTGCTTGGCCTCCGCGATCTCTGCGGAGAAGTCCTCGTACTTCTTCTCCTTGCCCAGCTGGTGGAGGAGGAAGCCGGTGAGCAGTCCGCGGACCCGCTCCTGGCCGGCACCCTGCGGCAGACCCATGCCGACGGTGAGGCGGAAGAGCATGTCCTCGGTGAATCCCTGCTGGTTGATGCCGTCGACCTTGCGGAAGGCGACGTCGCTGCCCCAGTTGTAGGCCAGGCGCTCGGGGTTACCCGCGCCGAAGACCTCGCCGTCCTCGGACGCGATGACCAGGCCCGGCACGTTCAGCGAGCGGGCGGCAGCATCCGCGGAGGGGGAGACGACGGCGGGGAACAGGGCACCCACCGCCTGAACGCGGGGGTTGTTGGCCGCTGCGAGCACCGCCGCGCCGCCACCCATGCCGTGGCCGACGACGCCGAGTCGCCCGGGGTTGACCGTGACGTTGCCCTCCCCGAGCTTGACACCCGCGAGGATCTGCAGGGTGGAGTCGAGGTCGGCGGCGAATCCCGAGTGGTCCGGGTTGAGGCCGGTCTCGGTATTGGGGGCGCCGACGACGATGCCCCAGCTGGCGAGGTGGCGCAGCGTGGCGTGGTAGCTCTTCACCTTTTTGGTCCAGTCGTGGCCGAAGGCGATGGCCGGCAGGCCGTTGCCCTCGGCCGGCGTGTAGACCTTGCCCTCGATACCGGTGTAACCGAGATCGCCGACTAGGACCCGGTGGGGGCCACGCTTGGACAGATTGGCCAGGGGTTTCTTCAGATTCACAGACACGCACACCACGATAGTGGAAAACCCCGGTGCTCTGGCGGTAGACGGGCCAGGGACGGCGCGGACGTATCAACTAGAGAAGAGTTGACGCGGTGGTTTATTGTGGCACCCATGTGTGGAATCGTCGGATATGTAGGTGGCCGTCAGGCCCTGGACTTGGCCGTGGATGCGCTCCGTCGCATGGAGTACCGCGGATACGACTCGGCGGGCATCGCGCTGGTCGGTACGGATGAGAACGGGGAGTCCTTTCTCAAGGCGGTCAAGCGCACCGGCAAGCTCGCCAACCTCGAGGACAAGATCGCCGAGGTAGGGGCGGAGACGCTGACCGGCTCCACCGCGATCGGGCACACCCGCTGGGCCACCCACGGCCGGCCGACGGACGAGAACGCCCACCCGCACGTCAGCTTCGACAACAAGGTCGCCGTGGTGCACAACGGCATCATCGAGAACTTCGCGCCCCTGCGCGCGGAGCTCGAGGCCGAAGGCATCACCCTGCAGTCCGACACCGACACCGAGGTCGCCACCCACCTGCTGGCGCTGGCCTACAACGACGGCGACACGGCCGGCGACTTCCGCGCCTCCGCGCTCAAGGTGCTCAACCGGCTCGAGGGCGCCTTCACGGTGCTGTTCACCCACGCCGACCACCCCGACCAGATCATCGCCGCCCGCCGCTCGACGCCGCTCATCGTCGGCGTCGGCGAGGGGGAGATGTTCCTCGGCTCCGACGTCGCCGCCTTCATCGAGCACACCAAGAACGCCGTGGAGCTGGGCCAGGACAACGTGGTCATCATCACCAGGGACGACTACGAGATCCTCAACTTCGACGGCACCGCCGCCGAGGGCCGCCCCTTCACCATCGACTGGGACCTCGAGGCCGCCGAGAAGGGCGGATTCGACTCCTTCATGATGAAGGAGATCCACGAGCAGCCCGCCGCCGTGCGCGATACCCTGGCCGGTCACTTCGAGGACGGCCGCGTCATTCTCGACGAGAGCAACCTCTCGCAGTCCGATCTCAAGTCCTTCAACCAGGTCTTCGTCGTCGCCTGCGGTTCCGCCTACCACTCCGGCCTGCTGGCCAAGTACGCCATCGAGCACTGGGTGCGCATCCCGGTCCAGATCGAGGTGGCCAGCGAGTTCCGCTACCGCGACCCGGTTCTCGACGAGCGCACGCTGGTCCTGGCCATTTCCCAGTCCGGCGAGACCGCCGACACCCTCGAGGCCGTGCGCCACGCCAAGTCCCAGGGCGCCAAGGTGCTCGCGGTGTGCAACACCAACGGCTCGCAGATCCCGCGGGAGTCCGACGCCGTGCTCTACACCCACGCCGGCCCCGAGATCGGCGTGGCCTCCACCAAGGCCTTCCTCGCCCAGGTGGTGGCCAACTACATCGTCGGCCTGGCGCTGGCGCAGGCCAAGGGCACCAAGTACCCGGACGAGATCAGCGACATCTGGGCCTCTCTCGAGGAGATCCCGGGCAAGGTTGAGGAAGTCCTCGCTTCGCAGGAGGAGGTAGGAAAACTGACCTCCGCGCTCGGGGCGGTGCCGACCATGCTCTTCCTCGGCCGCGGCGTTGGTTTCCCTGTGGCTCTCGAGGGTGCGCTCAAGCTCAAGGAGCTTGCCTACATCCACGCCGAGGGCTTCGCCGCGGGCGAGCTCAAGCACGGCCCGATCGCGCTCATCGAGGACGGCCTGCCCGTCGTCGTCGTGGTGCCCAGCCCCCACGGGGTCAAGCAGCTGCACTCCAAGATCGTCTCCAACATCCAGGAGATCCGGGCGCGCGGAGCCAAGACCATCGTCATCGCCGAAGAGGGCGACACCGCGGTCGAGCCCTACGCCAACTGGCTCATCCGCATCCCGGCCACCCCGTCGATCATGCAGCCGCTGCTGGCCACCGTTCCGCTGCAGTTCCTCGCCGCGGACATCGCCCGCGAATGCGGCAACGAGGACATCGACAAGCCGCGCAACCTCGCCAAGTCCGTCACCGTCGAATAACCGTCGCGTGAGCATGAGCCAACTGCGCGCCCGGATCGACCTCGACGCCATCGCCCACAACACCCGCGCCGTGAAGGCGCGCCTGTCGGAGGGCACCCGCCTCATGGCCGTGGTCAAGGCCGACGGCTACAACCACGGCGCGGCCGAGGTCGCCGCGGTGATGGCGGAGAACGGGGCCGACGCGTTCGGGGTCGCTACGGCCGCCGAAGGCAGCAGGTTGCGGGAATCGGGCGTCGATAAGCCGATCCTGGCGTGGCTGTGGAGCCCCGACGATCCGGGGGACGAGGTCACCGAGGCGCTCGCCTCCGGGGTGGAGCTGGGCGTGCCCAGCCTCGTGCACCTGCGGGCGCTGGTCGCGATGGAGATCCCCGCGCGGATCTGCCTCAAGCTGGAGACAGGCATGCACCGCTCCGGCATCGACGAAGCCGCCTGGTACGAGGCCTTCTCCCTGGCCAGGGACACCCCCTTCCTCACAGTCACGGGAATCTTCAGCCACCTGGCCCGCGCCGATGAGCCGGATGACCCGGCCAACGACCTCCAGGCGGCGAACTTCGCGCGTGCCATCGAGATCGGCCGGTCGCTCGGGCTGGAGCTGCCCGTCAACCACCTGTGCAACTCCCCGGCGACGTTGAGCAGGCCGGACCTTCACCACGATCAGGTCCGGGTCGGACTGGCGCTCTACGGCATGAACCCGCTGCCGGGGGAGTACGACCTCAGGCCGGCGATGACCTGGGCCGCGGACGTGGTGTCCGTGAAACCCCTCGCGCCGGGGGACGGCGTGAGCTACGGCCACACCTTCACCGCGGACCGGCAGGGGTACACCGCGGTGCTGCCGGTGGGATACGCCGACGGGCTTCCCCGCGCGATGCAGGACAAGCTGCAGGTCACCATCGCCGGCCGGCGCTACCAGCAGATCGGGCGGGTGTGCATGGACCAGATCGTCGTCGACCTCGGTGACAACCCGCACGCCGTCATGCCCGGGGCGGAGGCCGTGCTCTTCGGGCCGGGCGCGATGAGTGTGGACGAGTTTGCCGACGCCCTGGGCACCATCAACTACGAGGTCGCTTGCCTGCCCAAGGGCCGCACGCGGAGGCAGTACCGGTGAAGCCGACCTTTCCCGCAGAGGGGACACGCAGGCTGGAGACCGCCGAGGACACCAGGGGATTCGGCCGTGAGCTCGGCGGCGCGCTCGAGGCCGGGGACGTGGTCATCCTCGACGGCCCCCTGGGAGCGGGCAAGACCACGCTGACCCAGGGGCTGGCGGACGGCCTGGGTGTCACCGGCCGGGTCACCTCGCCCACGTTTGTCATCGCGCGCGAGCATCCCTCCGCAGGTGAGGGTCCAGCGCTCATCCACATGGACGCCTACCGGCTGGTGGGCGGCAGCGGCGACCCGGTGGGGGAACTTGACGCCCTCGACCTGGACACGGGCCTGGAATCCGCCGTCGTCGTCGCCGAATGGGGCGGGGGACTGGTGGAACAGATCGCGGAGACCTACCTTTTCGTCTCGCTCGACCGCACGACCGCGGTGGAGCAGGACCCGGATTCCGAGGCCCGCATCGTCTCGTGGGGCATCCGACAGCCCGTGTAGTAACGTGACAGAAATGTCGAAGAGCCTCAAGACGCTAGCTGGCGTCATCATCGTCCTTTTCCTCCTGGCCGTCGCCGGGCTGATCTTCCTCTCCACCCGCGCCCCGGAGCAGGCGAGTTTCCCCACCGGTGGCGTGGAGCGTGCCACCGCCGCGGCCGATGACGCCGGGCTGAGGCTCACCGCAGTGTCCCCGATGGACGCCTACGGCGAGGAGTTCGTCGCGGCCGTGCCGGTCTGCCCGGGCACCACTCCGCAGCTGGTCGTGGACACCTTCGGTCTGCCGGAGGCGCCCGAGGGGCTGCCGGACAGGGTCGGCCTGGAGTCCAACTACCTCGTGCTCATCCGCGAGGACGGCACCTCCGCCGCCGACGAGATCTCCCGCTCCGCCGTTGATTTCTGTGCCTCCGGCCAGCTCCCGCCGTTCAACGCGGCGCAGATGCTGCCGCTGATGAAGACCGACGAGGGCGGCTGGGTCCTCGCCTCCTAAGCGTCTAACCTGGGTGGCGTGCTAGTCCTCGCTCTCGACACCGCCACCCATGACCTGGTCACCGGCCTCGTCGACACCGAATCAGGTGTCGCGACCGACCGGGTCCTCCCCGCCACCCGCGGGCACAACGAGCTGCTCATGCCCACGGTGACAGAGCTTCTCGACGCCTCCGGCCACGCCTTCGCCGACCTCGACGCGGTCGTTGTCGGACAGGGCCCCGGGCCGTTCACGGGTCTGCGGGTCGGCATGGCCACCGCCTCCGCCATCGCGCAGGCACGGGGGATCCCCGTCTTCGGCGTGAGTTCGCTGGACGCCATCGCCACCCGCCACGACGCGAAGAACCTCCTGGTCGCCACCGACGCCCGCCGTCGAGAGGTGTACTGGGCCCACTACGTCGACGGCGTCCGTGTGTCGGGCCCGTCGGTCGATCAGCCCGGCAATCTGCCGGACAACATCGAGGTGGATGCGGTCGTGGTGCCGGAACACCTCGTCGACAAGCTTCCCGCGCACCTGGCAGCGGTGCCGCACGTCGAGCTCACCCCCCGCGCCGCGGGGCTGGTGTCCTGCGCCGATCTTTCCGCCCAGCCGGAGCCGCTGACCCCCGCTTATCTGCGCCGGCCCGATGCCGTACCGCCGACGCCGACGCCCCGCTCGGCGGCGATCCCGGAGGTACGCCCGTGAGTTTTGAGGTCCGCGAGCTGCGCGCCGGGGATGCTTCGCGCTGCGCCGAGCTGGAGCAGGTGCTCTTTCCCGGGGACAACCCCTGGCCGGAGCGGGTGTTCTCGGTGGAGTTCGCCCACCCGCACACCTTCTACCTCGGGGTGTTCGACACCGAGACCGACCTCATGGTCGGCTACGCCGGCCTGGCCATGCTCGGGCGGCCGGACGACCCCGAGTTCGAGATCCACACCATCGGAGTGGATCCCGCCTACCAGCGCCGCGGCATCGGCCGTCATCTCATGGATCAGTTCACACACACCGCGGACACCATGGGCGGGCCGATGTTTCTCGAGGTCCGCACGGACAACGCCGCGGCGATCGCCATGTACGAGTCCTTCGGCTTCACCACCCTGACCACCCGCAAGAACTACTACCAACCCTCGGGCACGGACGCCTTCACCATGTCACGCCAGCCCCGCACATCCAGCCCGGAAAGGAACGGCGAATGAAGGTCCTCGGAATAGAGAGCTCCTGCGACGAGACCGGTGTCGGCGTCGTCGAGCTGTCGGAGGACGGCACGATGCGCGTCCTCGCCGACCGGGTCGCCTCGTCCATGGCCGAGCACGCCCGGTTCGGGGGTGTGGTGCCCGAGATCGCCTCCCGCGCGCACCTGGAGGCGATGCCCCAGGTCATGGCGGCAGCGCTGGCGGAGGCCGGCATTGAGCGCCCCGACGCCGTCGCCGCCACCGTGGGCCCGGGGCTGGCTGGCGCGCTGCTCGTCGGCGCCGCCGCGGCCAAGGGTTACGCCGCCGCGTGGGGAGTCCCGTTCTACGGCGTCAATCACCTCGGCGGCCACGTCGCCGTGGCCAACCTCGGCGGCACCACCCTCGGCCACTCCATCGCCCTGCTGGTCTCCGGCGGGCACACGCAGATCCTCGAGGTCGACGCGGTGGGCAGGCCCATGAAGGAACTGGGGTCGACGCTGGACGACGCCGCCGGCGAGGCCTACGACAAGGTCGCGCGTCTGCTGCACCTGGGTTACCCCGGCGGCCCGGTCATCGACCGCCTCGCCGCCCAGGGCGACCCGGGTGCCGTGGCCTTTCCCCGAGCCCTGACCAGGGCCGACGACCTGCGCGGGGAGCAGCGCTACAACTTCTCCTTCTCCGGGCTCAAGACCGCCGTGGCCCGCTATGTCGAGGCCGCCGAGCGCGAGGGACGGGTCATCTCGGTCGAGGATGTCTGCGCGTCCTTCCAGGAGGCCGTGGCCGACGTGCTCACCCGCAAGGCCGTGCTCGCCGCCGAGGACACCGGCGCGCGGACCATGCTGCTCGGCGGCGGAGTGGCGGCCAACTCCCGGCTGCGCTCGCTGCTGGGAGAGCGGTGCGCGGCGGCCGGCATCGAGCTGCTGACGCCGGAGTTCCGCCTGTGTACCGACAACGGCGTGATGATCGCCGCGCTGGCGGGACAGCTCATTCACGAGGGTGCGGAACCGTCCTCCCTGGCGGCCGCGACGGCTCCCGGGCTGGCGGTCGAGGTTCCGCTCGTCGGCTAGCGTTGCGCTGCGCTTTTCTCTCCGTCGCAGTAGCCTTAGTGGCCCGTGAAACTACGTACGAAAGAATGAGCCATGACCAACGGAATTCTCGTTAATCCTGACCTGTCCACCCGCCCCGTCAGCTTCGACGACAACCAGCTCGCCGAGCTGCTCGGTGGCAGCACCACCGAGCATGTCGCCGTCTCCTTCGACGAGGGCCAGGATGGCCTCGTGGCCATCGTCAATTCGGCGCCCAACGCTGGCCTGGAAGAGCCCAACGCCTTCGCCTCACTGGGAAAGAACCACGCCAACACCGGCAATTCCGCCTTCTTCTCCGATCCCACGGCCGCCATCACCGGCCCGGTCATCGTCGTCTCCGGCTCCGTCGGCGCCGTCTCCGACATCACGGAGGCCGGGCAGGAGCAGGTCGAGGAGGGGCTGCGCGCCACGGCGAACTACCGCGAGGACTACCCGCAGGAGTTCCAGCTGTGGCACAACGCGGCCATGAACCTCGGCTGACACTCCCCGCTCAAGGTTGAGCGCTGGCACTCAAATGATTAGAGTGCTAAATAGGTTGCTGGCACACAGTTGTTCACCCGCGACGACGGCTGCGATGGCCCTACAACCGCGCACAACACACTTAAGAATTTCCAACGAAAGGCATTCCCGTGGCTAACGTCAACATTCGCCCGCTCGAAGACAAGGTCCTCGTCCAGATCCTCGAGGCCGAGACCACCACCGCCTCCGGCCTGGTCATCCCGGACTCCGCCAAGGAGAAGCCGCAGGAAGCCACCGTCATCGCCGTCGGCCCGGGTAAGCAGAACGACGACGGAACGCGCGCCCCGATCGATGTCAAGGAAGGCGACGTTGTCGTGTTCTCCAAGTACGGCGGCACCGAGCTGAAGTACGACGGCCAGGAGTACCTGCTCCTGTCCGCGCGCGACCTGCTTGCCGTCGTCGAAAAGTAACCAAGGAGGGCATGAGCCTTCATGGCTAAACTCATCGCATTTGATCAAGAGGCCCGCGAGGGCATCCAGCGCGGCGTCGACGTACTCGCCGACACCGTCAAGGTCACCCTCGGCCCCAAGGGCCGCAACGTCGTCCTGGCCAAGGCCTTCGGTGGCCCGCTGGTCACCAACGACGGCGTGACCATCGCCCGCGAGATCGATCTCGAGGACAAGTTCGAGAACCTCGGCGCACAGCTGGTCAAGTCCGTCGCCGTCAAGACCAACGACGTCGCCGGCGACGGCACCACCACCGCGACGCTGCTCGCCCAGGCCCTCATCTTCGAGGGACTGCGCAACGTCGCCGCGGGTGCCAACCCGGTCGAACTCAACCGTGGCATCGCCGCCGCGGCGGAGAAGGCCGTGGAGGAGCTCAAGGCCCGCGCCACCGAGGTGTCCTCCAGCCAGGAGATCGCCAACGTCGCCACCGTGTCCTCCCGCGACCGGGAGATCGGCGACGTCGTCGCGGGCGCGATGGACAAGGTGGGCAAGGACGGTGTCCTCACCGTCGAGGAGTCCCAGTCCATCGAGTCCTCCGTCGATGTCACGGAGGGTGTCTCCTTCGACAAGGGTTTCCTCTCGCCCTACTTCGTCACCGACGCCGACTCGCAGCAGGCCGCGCTGGACAACCCGGCCATCCTGCTGGTCCGCGGCAAGATCTCCTCGCTGCCCGACTTCCTGCCCATCCTGGAGAAGATCGTCGAGTCGTCCCGGCCGGCACTGATCGTCGCCGAGGACGTCGACGGCGAGCCGCTGCAGACGCTCGTGGTCAACACCATCCGCGGCGCGCTCAAGGTTGTCGCCGTGAAGTCCCCGTACTTCGGCGAGCGCCGCAAGGCGTTCATGGATGACCTGGCTGTCGTCACCGGCGCCACGGTTGTCGACCCCGAGGTCGGAGTCACCCTCAAGGAGGCGGACATCGACGTGCTCGGTTCCGCCCGCCGCGTCACCGTCACCAAGGATGAGACGGTCATCGTCGACGGCGCCGGCTCCTCCGAGGAGGTCGACGCCCGCCGCGAGCAGATCCGCCGCGAGATCGAGAACACCGACTCCAGCTGGGACAAGGAGAAGGCCGGCGAGCGCCTGGCCAAGCTGTCTGGCGGCGTCGCCGTCATCAAGGTCGGCGCTGCCACCGAGACCGAGATGAGCGAGCGCAAGCTCCGCGTCGAGGACGCCATCAACGCCGCCCGCGCGGCGGCGCAGGAAGGTGTCATTGCCGGCGGCGGTTCCGCCCTCGTGCAGATCGCCAAGGAGCTCGAGTCCTTCGCCGAGCAGTTCGAGGGGGAGCAGCGCATCGGCGTGCTCACCGTCGCCAAGGCGCTGCGCCGCCCCGCGTTCTGGATCGCGGAGAACGCCGGCCTCGACGGCTCCGTCGTGGTCAACCGCATCTCCGAGCTCGCCAACGGTGAGGGCTTCAACGCCGCCACCGGCGAGTACGGCAACCTCATTGAGCAGGGCATCATCGACCCCGTCAAGGTGACGCACTCCGCCGTGGTCAACGCCACGTCGGTGGCGCGCATGGTGCTCACCACCGAGGCCTCCGTCGTGGAGAAGCCGCAGGAGGAGGCCGCTGCCGCCCAGGGCGTGCACGGCCACCACCATCACTAGGTAGGCACACGACGCCAGCGTGAAGGCCCGTCCGGAGAAATCTGGACGGGCCTTCCGTGTGCGGCCAGGCTCAGGCGCCGGTGTGCGACGCCGAGGTGCGGCCGCGGTGCATGCTCAGGCGCTCCGACTCGGAGAGCCCGCCCCAGATGCCGTAGGGCTCGGAGACCTTGAGGGCGTGATCGCGGCAGTTGCCGATCACGGGGCAGGTCTGGCAGATCGCCTTCGCGCGGTTCTCCCGCTGCGCCCGGGCACGGCCGCGCTCACCGTCGGGGTGGTAGAACACGTCGGAGTCCTCGCCCCGGCACAGGCCGTGAAGCTGCCAGTCCCAGAAGTCGGCGTTGGGGCCGGGGAGGAGATGGGGTTGCGACATAGGGTGGGACTCCTTCGTGGGGAACTGTTCTCATACCGTGGCCCGAGGCAACTGGTGTGGCCGTCATGCTCGCCGGGCGCTTCGATAGGGAGTGTGGTACTCACTGGTGAACAACACATGACGAAGGTGTTACTACAAAGTTCCCCGCCTCGGATTAGGGTGGATTTACCGCCGTTAGCCTGCGTTTTCAGCGAAGGTTAAGAGTTTGTGAACATTGCGAACGGCCCGGAACAGGCCCGAGGGGGGTAC
This sequence is a window from Corynebacterium doosanense CAU 212 = DSM 45436. Protein-coding genes within it:
- the glmM gene encoding phosphoglucosamine mutase, with amino-acid sequence MTRLFGTDGVRGLANKNLTAALALKLGAAAAQVLTKDRRSDERRPTAVIGRDPRASGEMLAAALSAGLAYAGVDVLRVGVLPTPGVAFLTKDYGAALGVVISASHNPMPDNGIKFFSAGGRKLPDSVEDEIEAAMAELSDQGPTGTGVGRIIEEAGDARQRYLAHLAESVTTDLSGIKVVVDAANGAASAVAPLAYEAAGAEVVAIFNQPDAYNINDNCGSTHIDKVQAAVLEHGADLGLAHDGDADRCLAVDAQGNVVDGDQIMAILAVGMKEDSDLRHNTLVATVMSNLGLKLAMQREGINMVETKVGDRYVLEELGRGGYSLGGEQSGHIVLPDFATTGDGTLSGLRIMARMASTGKSLAELASVMTVLPQVLINVPVSDKSAVLSDDAVVAAKTEAENELGDSGRVLLRPSGTEELFRVMVEAENKEQARKVAGRIAAVVAAV
- a CDS encoding dienelactone hydrolase family protein, translating into MSVNLKKPLANLSKRGPHRVLVGDLGYTGIEGKVYTPAEGNGLPAIAFGHDWTKKVKSYHATLRHLASWGIVVGAPNTETGLNPDHSGFAADLDSTLQILAGVKLGEGNVTVNPGRLGVVGHGMGGGAAVLAAANNPRVQAVGALFPAVVSPSADAAARSLNVPGLVIASEDGEVFGAGNPERLAYNWGSDVAFRKVDGINQQGFTEDMLFRLTVGMGLPQGAGQERVRGLLTGFLLHQLGKEKKYEDFSAEIAEAKQVTSLSRLELADRVSSTYTSGSTPARIDD
- the glmS gene encoding glutamine--fructose-6-phosphate transaminase (isomerizing), which translates into the protein MCGIVGYVGGRQALDLAVDALRRMEYRGYDSAGIALVGTDENGESFLKAVKRTGKLANLEDKIAEVGAETLTGSTAIGHTRWATHGRPTDENAHPHVSFDNKVAVVHNGIIENFAPLRAELEAEGITLQSDTDTEVATHLLALAYNDGDTAGDFRASALKVLNRLEGAFTVLFTHADHPDQIIAARRSTPLIVGVGEGEMFLGSDVAAFIEHTKNAVELGQDNVVIITRDDYEILNFDGTAAEGRPFTIDWDLEAAEKGGFDSFMMKEIHEQPAAVRDTLAGHFEDGRVILDESNLSQSDLKSFNQVFVVACGSAYHSGLLAKYAIEHWVRIPVQIEVASEFRYRDPVLDERTLVLAISQSGETADTLEAVRHAKSQGAKVLAVCNTNGSQIPRESDAVLYTHAGPEIGVASTKAFLAQVVANYIVGLALAQAKGTKYPDEISDIWASLEEIPGKVEEVLASQEEVGKLTSALGAVPTMLFLGRGVGFPVALEGALKLKELAYIHAEGFAAGELKHGPIALIEDGLPVVVVVPSPHGVKQLHSKIVSNIQEIRARGAKTIVIAEEGDTAVEPYANWLIRIPATPSIMQPLLATVPLQFLAADIARECGNEDIDKPRNLAKSVTVE
- the alr gene encoding alanine racemase, whose product is MSQLRARIDLDAIAHNTRAVKARLSEGTRLMAVVKADGYNHGAAEVAAVMAENGADAFGVATAAEGSRLRESGVDKPILAWLWSPDDPGDEVTEALASGVELGVPSLVHLRALVAMEIPARICLKLETGMHRSGIDEAAWYEAFSLARDTPFLTVTGIFSHLARADEPDDPANDLQAANFARAIEIGRSLGLELPVNHLCNSPATLSRPDLHHDQVRVGLALYGMNPLPGEYDLRPAMTWAADVVSVKPLAPGDGVSYGHTFTADRQGYTAVLPVGYADGLPRAMQDKLQVTIAGRRYQQIGRVCMDQIVVDLGDNPHAVMPGAEAVLFGPGAMSVDEFADALGTINYEVACLPKGRTRRQYR
- the tsaE gene encoding tRNA (adenosine(37)-N6)-threonylcarbamoyltransferase complex ATPase subunit type 1 TsaE, translating into MKPTFPAEGTRRLETAEDTRGFGRELGGALEAGDVVILDGPLGAGKTTLTQGLADGLGVTGRVTSPTFVIAREHPSAGEGPALIHMDAYRLVGGSGDPVGELDALDLDTGLESAVVVAEWGGGLVEQIAETYLFVSLDRTTAVEQDPDSEARIVSWGIRQPV
- the tsaB gene encoding tRNA (adenosine(37)-N6)-threonylcarbamoyltransferase complex dimerization subunit type 1 TsaB, with protein sequence MLVLALDTATHDLVTGLVDTESGVATDRVLPATRGHNELLMPTVTELLDASGHAFADLDAVVVGQGPGPFTGLRVGMATASAIAQARGIPVFGVSSLDAIATRHDAKNLLVATDARRREVYWAHYVDGVRVSGPSVDQPGNLPDNIEVDAVVVPEHLVDKLPAHLAAVPHVELTPRAAGLVSCADLSAQPEPLTPAYLRRPDAVPPTPTPRSAAIPEVRP
- the rimI gene encoding ribosomal protein S18-alanine N-acetyltransferase; the encoded protein is MSFEVRELRAGDASRCAELEQVLFPGDNPWPERVFSVEFAHPHTFYLGVFDTETDLMVGYAGLAMLGRPDDPEFEIHTIGVDPAYQRRGIGRHLMDQFTHTADTMGGPMFLEVRTDNAAAIAMYESFGFTTLTTRKNYYQPSGTDAFTMSRQPRTSSPERNGE